A single window of Granulicella mallensis MP5ACTX8 DNA harbors:
- a CDS encoding alpha-mannosidase, translated as MKSLSAHSQDVVTRLGELSQLPPTSWKCHSGDVAHGEDQDLDDTSWKPLEVKSKPSEWSEYPKEALWCRSWIEVPETLHGYSLSGTRIWFNFHATADDAMPEIIYFNGRRVALGEDLEPIVLFDKAKPGEKALVAVKLLQTTGTKYLQPARLKIDFVANRPNPEDFRSEILSAALLTPSLSPNASNPIAGLDKTLEQVDLKALDSHNQQRFDASLTQAQQAMDSLSPSLKPFTFHLTGNSHIDAAWLWPWTETVDVVKRTFGTALQLMNEYPEYTYTQSAAQYNDWLAEKYPDMNDQIKQRIKDGRWEIVGGMWVEPDLNMPDGESQVRTLLIGKRWYQQHYGVDVRIGWNPDSFGYNWQLPQIYKKSGIDYFVTQKMSWNDTNQLPLKLFWWESPDGSKVLTYFPHGYNDTNLEPVHLSSDLVQARKDAPGMTEMMDLYGVGDHGGGPTRAMLDEGTHWAHASSIVPNFKFGTATAFFGEAESKLAPESKTWNYGSIAKGYTSPDPVEGKISIPTWKDELYLEYHRGVFTTQADHKRNMRNSEEWALNAEKYASLAWLDGKTYPATELTEAWKKITFNDFHDLAAGSGIGVIYKDAQRDFDQVHWATNEISQEALKTLVSRIDTSAAGKVPVVVFNPLAWERSGVFTVDVQMPEAVKGDISIVDNKNHVLPSQVLSHDASTSSYKLLVKADHVPSLGYTVLNAVPGKKAFVSDLKTSGLTLENDKVRVAVDAHTGCITSLYDKLSKAEILASGSCGNELEAFKDTPKNFDAWNIDPGTLDQPPTKLNTADAVEVVEKSPLRAVIRVTRTWQKSKFVQNIILYTGADQVEVENDIDWHETHVLLKSAFALKESSPKATYEIPYGTIERPTTRDNSWEKARFEVPALRWADLGSTTEGLSLINESKYGYDATGNILRLSLLRSPVSPDPDADREHHHFSYALYPHGGDWKQALTVRHGYEFNYKLAAMQAGVHTGEMPLEHSYVSVKPENVVLTALKKAEDSDGLIFRVYEWKGKEEDLKIQVPPGATDATVVNLLEKPEGSPIPVANGEMHVPIHPYEILTIRVNYPNHA; from the coding sequence ATGAAGTCGCTCTCTGCGCACTCGCAGGATGTCGTAACTCGGCTGGGAGAACTGAGCCAGCTTCCGCCGACTTCGTGGAAGTGTCACTCAGGAGATGTGGCTCACGGAGAAGATCAGGATCTCGACGACACCTCATGGAAGCCCCTCGAAGTGAAGAGTAAGCCTTCTGAATGGAGCGAATATCCAAAGGAGGCTCTCTGGTGCAGAAGCTGGATTGAAGTGCCAGAGACCCTGCACGGCTATAGCTTGTCCGGCACCCGCATCTGGTTTAACTTCCATGCCACAGCGGACGATGCGATGCCTGAGATTATCTATTTCAACGGGCGCCGCGTGGCGCTGGGAGAAGACCTGGAACCCATCGTGCTCTTCGACAAGGCAAAGCCGGGAGAGAAGGCACTGGTCGCGGTTAAGCTGCTGCAGACTACCGGAACAAAATATCTACAGCCCGCAAGATTGAAGATTGATTTTGTCGCGAACCGCCCTAACCCGGAGGATTTTCGCTCGGAGATTCTGTCTGCGGCTCTCCTGACACCTAGCCTGTCGCCCAATGCTTCTAACCCCATTGCAGGTCTGGATAAGACACTGGAACAGGTGGATCTAAAAGCCCTTGATTCTCATAACCAGCAACGTTTTGATGCCTCATTGACCCAGGCACAGCAAGCGATGGATAGCCTGAGCCCCTCGCTCAAACCATTCACCTTCCATCTCACCGGCAACTCACACATCGATGCTGCATGGCTGTGGCCCTGGACCGAAACCGTTGATGTGGTGAAGAGGACCTTCGGAACAGCACTGCAATTGATGAATGAATATCCGGAGTACACCTACACTCAATCCGCCGCGCAGTATAACGACTGGCTGGCGGAGAAATATCCCGACATGAACGACCAGATCAAACAGCGCATCAAGGATGGCCGCTGGGAGATTGTAGGTGGTATGTGGGTGGAACCGGACCTGAACATGCCTGACGGCGAATCGCAGGTCAGGACGCTACTGATCGGCAAACGCTGGTACCAACAGCACTACGGAGTGGATGTTCGCATCGGCTGGAATCCCGATTCCTTTGGATACAACTGGCAGCTTCCGCAGATCTATAAGAAGTCGGGCATCGATTACTTTGTCACGCAGAAGATGTCCTGGAACGACACCAACCAACTGCCGCTCAAGCTCTTCTGGTGGGAGTCGCCGGATGGCAGCAAAGTCCTGACCTACTTCCCGCATGGGTACAACGATACAAACCTGGAGCCGGTACATCTCTCCTCCGATCTGGTGCAGGCCCGTAAAGACGCCCCCGGCATGACCGAGATGATGGACCTGTACGGCGTAGGCGACCACGGCGGAGGGCCCACTCGCGCGATGCTTGATGAAGGCACCCATTGGGCTCATGCCTCCAGCATCGTTCCGAACTTCAAGTTTGGAACGGCGACTGCATTCTTTGGAGAGGCAGAAAGCAAGCTGGCCCCCGAGTCCAAAACATGGAACTACGGCTCGATCGCCAAGGGCTATACGTCACCCGATCCCGTCGAAGGCAAGATCTCCATTCCCACGTGGAAGGACGAGCTCTATCTCGAATACCATCGCGGCGTCTTCACCACCCAGGCCGATCACAAGCGCAACATGAGGAACAGCGAAGAGTGGGCGTTGAATGCCGAAAAGTATGCCTCGCTCGCCTGGCTGGACGGCAAGACCTATCCCGCAACAGAGCTGACGGAAGCGTGGAAGAAGATCACCTTCAATGACTTTCATGATCTGGCTGCCGGTTCCGGAATCGGAGTGATCTACAAGGATGCTCAGCGCGACTTCGATCAGGTGCACTGGGCCACCAACGAGATCTCTCAAGAGGCGCTCAAGACACTCGTCTCAAGAATCGATACTTCGGCTGCAGGCAAGGTGCCTGTCGTAGTTTTCAATCCCCTTGCCTGGGAGAGATCGGGAGTCTTCACGGTAGACGTACAGATGCCGGAAGCCGTCAAGGGCGATATCTCAATCGTCGATAACAAGAACCACGTACTTCCTTCCCAGGTTCTTTCTCACGATGCTTCGACGAGCAGCTACAAGCTGCTGGTTAAAGCTGACCATGTTCCCTCACTGGGATACACCGTGCTCAACGCAGTCCCCGGAAAGAAGGCGTTTGTCAGCGATCTTAAAACAAGCGGCCTGACACTTGAAAACGATAAGGTCCGCGTTGCGGTAGATGCGCACACAGGCTGCATCACCAGCCTGTACGACAAACTCTCAAAAGCCGAGATTCTGGCATCGGGAAGCTGCGGCAACGAGTTAGAGGCCTTCAAAGACACGCCGAAGAACTTCGACGCATGGAACATCGATCCGGGCACCCTGGATCAGCCTCCTACGAAGCTCAATACAGCCGACGCCGTCGAGGTAGTCGAAAAGAGCCCCCTGCGCGCGGTGATCCGTGTCACTCGTACCTGGCAGAAATCGAAGTTCGTACAAAATATCATCCTCTACACCGGTGCAGATCAGGTCGAGGTTGAGAACGACATCGATTGGCACGAGACACACGTTCTCCTCAAGAGTGCTTTTGCTCTGAAAGAGAGCAGCCCCAAAGCGACCTACGAGATTCCTTACGGAACGATCGAGCGGCCCACGACACGAGATAACAGCTGGGAGAAAGCAAGATTTGAAGTGCCGGCCTTGCGTTGGGCCGACCTCGGCTCAACCACTGAAGGCCTGAGCCTCATCAATGAATCGAAGTACGGCTATGACGCTACCGGCAATATCTTGCGGCTATCCTTGCTGCGTTCGCCGGTCTCGCCTGATCCAGACGCAGACCGCGAACACCATCACTTCAGCTATGCTCTCTATCCTCACGGCGGCGACTGGAAACAGGCGCTTACCGTACGTCATGGCTATGAGTTCAACTACAAACTAGCTGCCATGCAGGCGGGAGTCCACACGGGAGAGATGCCGCTCGAGCATAGCTATGTCTCTGTCAAACCAGAGAATGTCGTGCTCACAGCTCTCAAGAAGGCGGAGGATAGCGATGGACTTATCTTCCGTGTCTATGAGTGGAAGGGCAAGGAAGAAGATCTGAAGATCCAGGTGCCACCCGGGGCCACGGATGCAACCGTAGTCAATCTGCTGGAAAAGCCAGAGGGAAGTCCTATCCCTGTGGCTAACGGCGAGATGCATGTTCCTATCCATCCCTACGAAATCCTCACGATTCGCGTCAACTATCCAAACCACGCCTAA